From a region of the Nitrospira sp. genome:
- a CDS encoding SUMF1/EgtB/PvdO family nonheme iron enzyme, whose translation MLETKFKLIFLLVVLVCAAMPITAILRGTTLTPYEKPVSENIAEVEPEQESVSGEEPIPEDMVTIPAGPFIRGTKDGGFDEQPQRAISLDTFSIDRYEVTNHQYQQFVVATGHRKPGLPSRYAKSGSRVRGVNQPAVYVSWDDAEEYCRWKGKRLPSEAEWEKAMRGTDGRLWPWGNIEQPQGANWARVQDGHEVSARVGTFQADKSPYGVMDGAGNVIEWVADWYNETYYKDSPEQNPPSPEHGTYRVLRGGGYTTTGGDIRITSRSKMMPDFRDETIGFRCAISKTGTTEAGEKKS comes from the coding sequence ATGCTCGAAACCAAATTTAAATTGATCTTCCTGCTCGTGGTGCTGGTGTGCGCCGCCATGCCCATCACAGCCATTTTGCGAGGCACCACCCTCACGCCGTATGAAAAGCCGGTGTCCGAAAACATTGCCGAAGTTGAACCGGAGCAGGAGAGTGTTTCCGGAGAGGAGCCTATTCCGGAGGACATGGTGACGATTCCGGCAGGGCCGTTCATTCGCGGAACGAAGGATGGTGGATTCGATGAGCAGCCGCAGCGCGCCATTTCCCTCGATACCTTTTCGATCGATCGATATGAAGTGACCAACCATCAGTATCAGCAATTTGTTGTGGCCACCGGCCATCGAAAGCCAGGATTGCCCTCGCGCTATGCAAAAAGTGGCAGCAGAGTGCGTGGCGTCAACCAACCGGCTGTCTATGTTTCGTGGGACGACGCTGAGGAATACTGTCGCTGGAAAGGTAAGCGGCTTCCGAGCGAAGCCGAGTGGGAAAAGGCTATGCGCGGTACGGACGGGAGGCTCTGGCCATGGGGAAACATAGAGCAGCCTCAGGGCGCCAATTGGGCGCGTGTGCAGGACGGTCACGAGGTATCTGCACGCGTGGGAACTTTTCAGGCCGATAAGAGCCCCTATGGAGTCATGGATGGGGCCGGCAATGTCATCGAATGGGTAGCTGATTGGTACAATGAGACCTATTACAAGGATTCGCCGGAGCAGAACCCTCCAAGCCCTGAGCATGGCACCTATCGGGTACTCAGGGGGGGAGGGTATACGACGACCGGCGGTGATATCCGGATTACCAGCCGAAGCAAGATGATGCCGGATTTTCGAGATGAAACGATCGGATTTCGCTGCGCAATTTCGAAGACGGGAACGACAGAAGCGGGAGAGAAAAAAAGCTGA
- a CDS encoding SUMF1/EgtB/PvdO family nonheme iron enzyme, which translates to MENKGVLVGSIIFVFASFILMIGLLAYESYKAKQMKQLALSVKSEARPTASNLPAQDFSMYKTKIGDEGREMVQIPEGPFTMGSNEGDPDEAPEHQVYLKGFFLDRKEVTQEEYVRFAKMTKRAMPRIEVFDDDQSKILKPDFAAMSVSWDEAAAYCKWAGKRLPTEAEWEKAGRGESKRKYPWGDKFVTNAANVDGSEDGYKYLAPPGSFDVGRSPYGLYDMTGNVAEWVEDSYDEHYYKKSPFRDPKGPANADLKVVRGGSWRETEHNARLSKRFAAKHWRTDVTIGIRCASDLDLAVATPEP; encoded by the coding sequence GTGGAAAACAAGGGTGTCTTAGTCGGGTCCATCATTTTTGTGTTTGCATCGTTCATTCTCATGATCGGCCTGCTGGCCTATGAATCCTATAAGGCCAAGCAAATGAAACAGCTGGCTCTGTCGGTCAAGTCAGAAGCCCGACCGACAGCGAGTAACCTGCCGGCTCAGGATTTCTCGATGTACAAGACCAAAATAGGGGATGAAGGTCGGGAAATGGTACAGATCCCGGAAGGTCCCTTTACCATGGGAAGCAATGAGGGTGATCCGGATGAGGCCCCGGAACATCAAGTCTACCTGAAGGGGTTCTTTCTGGATCGAAAGGAAGTGACACAAGAGGAATATGTGCGGTTCGCGAAGATGACCAAACGTGCGATGCCCAGAATCGAAGTGTTTGACGACGATCAGTCCAAGATCTTAAAACCGGACTTCGCGGCGATGAGTGTCTCCTGGGACGAAGCGGCGGCCTACTGCAAGTGGGCCGGCAAGCGACTTCCTACCGAAGCCGAGTGGGAAAAAGCCGGTCGTGGTGAGAGTAAGAGAAAATATCCATGGGGAGATAAGTTTGTCACCAATGCCGCCAATGTCGATGGCAGCGAAGACGGGTATAAGTATCTGGCTCCGCCCGGCTCATTCGATGTGGGACGAAGTCCTTATGGTCTCTATGACATGACAGGCAACGTTGCGGAGTGGGTGGAGGACTCCTATGACGAACACTACTACAAGAAATCTCCATTTCGTGACCCGAAGGGGCCAGCGAATGCGGATCTTAAAGTCGTGCGTGGAGGCTCATGGCGGGAGACCGAGCATAATGCGAGGTTGTCCAAGCGATTTGCGGCCAAACATTGGCGGACAGATGTCACGATCGGTATTCGATGCGCAAGCGATCTGGATCTAGCGGTGGCCACTCCAGAGCCGTAG
- a CDS encoding c-type cytochrome encodes MGNLIAEALSMGWMALAIVAGLMVYFQVSISDPAAKKRAVFKTFIGLVATFLLFAAIANYANNFYGENRLLPVSLVMITVTTFVMALYFTNLSALLKIGGFMFFVAAFLSGYGNWLPQVEGGFPPKEEKLDFSSMTPQQLADEGEKIIFGGIGKNKEQGAIGKGQCPLCHAFHAGMLGERAPNLAGLPGRGKERLEDPKYSKGNPAKREYEVKEAFAGSGTAENAQEYIAESHACPSCYVVAGYGVKGTNDKQSPMPAIHKPPISLSLPELAAVDTWMYVREGIDAPSFEEIVKSYEKFIPEADRPKMAEDKPAGATSLMADGSEPVDQIFAKAQCVSCHTIPGIPGAMGTIGPKLEEGTTAAQRIKDPTYKGTAKSPTEYIMESIVDPSAFVVKPFPDNTMPKVFGQKLSAGALKKIVDYLSQVKTGAPPPKI; translated from the coding sequence TTGGGTAACCTGATTGCTGAAGCACTCTCAATGGGTTGGATGGCTCTGGCCATCGTTGCAGGTCTGATGGTCTATTTTCAGGTGTCCATCAGTGATCCTGCCGCAAAGAAGCGCGCGGTGTTTAAGACTTTTATCGGTCTTGTGGCGACGTTTTTGCTGTTCGCTGCCATTGCGAATTACGCAAACAACTTCTATGGCGAAAATCGGTTGTTGCCGGTCTCGCTTGTGATGATCACCGTCACAACTTTCGTGATGGCCTTGTACTTCACTAATCTTAGCGCACTTTTAAAGATTGGTGGTTTCATGTTCTTTGTGGCTGCCTTTCTTTCCGGCTATGGGAACTGGCTTCCGCAGGTCGAAGGTGGTTTCCCTCCCAAGGAAGAAAAGCTTGATTTTAGCTCGATGACGCCGCAGCAACTTGCTGACGAAGGCGAAAAGATCATCTTTGGCGGGATCGGGAAGAACAAGGAGCAGGGAGCAATTGGCAAGGGGCAATGCCCTCTCTGTCATGCGTTCCATGCCGGTATGCTCGGCGAACGTGCGCCTAACTTGGCGGGACTTCCCGGTCGCGGGAAGGAACGATTGGAAGATCCAAAATATTCCAAAGGTAATCCAGCCAAGCGGGAATACGAAGTTAAGGAAGCATTCGCTGGTTCAGGAACTGCAGAAAACGCACAGGAGTACATCGCGGAATCACATGCTTGTCCAAGTTGCTATGTGGTTGCGGGATATGGTGTGAAGGGAACGAATGACAAACAAAGTCCGATGCCGGCTATCCATAAGCCACCCATCTCGCTCAGCCTCCCAGAACTTGCGGCTGTAGATACGTGGATGTATGTGCGTGAAGGGATTGATGCTCCCTCCTTCGAAGAAATCGTCAAGTCCTACGAAAAGTTTATCCCTGAAGCCGACCGTCCTAAGATGGCCGAGGACAAACCAGCAGGGGCTACTTCACTGATGGCCGATGGGTCGGAACCGGTGGACCAGATTTTTGCTAAGGCGCAATGTGTCTCCTGTCATACAATTCCAGGGATCCCCGGAGCAATGGGGACCATCGGTCCTAAACTTGAAGAAGGTACAACCGCAGCGCAGCGCATCAAAGATCCTACCTATAAGGGAACTGCCAAATCACCAACTGAATATATTATGGAATCAATCGTGGATCCCAGTGCGTTTGTGGTGAAGCCGTTTCCTGATAACACCATGCCCAAGGTCTTTGGACAAAAGCTAAGCGCGGGTGCCTTAAAGAAAATTGTCGACTATTTATCACAGGTTAAAACTGGAGCGCCGCCGCCAAAGATTTGA
- a CDS encoding cytochrome c — protein sequence MKALMSLGALVGVAGILLLGGMTFDIVPSTTIRLIEGYMPIQMLLEVTCYVIGFAGLSYMLSAMGMPMPRFWQGIGFWVFFMLYLKYRVYPPIPFSVRAMYGTVSLVAVFMWVSANEEDWRKFKQPIMNVLDAQTGMNKLLRYAYLVILPILIGGFSFNAMMPKSEEPIELRTVHPAPPASTKVHGKTYTLQTSQNPYRVNPEGKYDQEFSNANIVEQGMGRLMKPNANPWDDKNTGYLKYVREGGEIFFQNCHFCHGDNLNGRGLHAFAFNPIPANFTDPGTIAQLQETFIFWRVSKGGIGLPNEGFPWASVMPPWEQHLTVDEIWKVILFEYWHTGYYPRTWD from the coding sequence ATGAAAGCGTTGATGTCACTCGGTGCCTTGGTGGGAGTAGCGGGAATTCTCCTTCTTGGTGGGATGACTTTCGACATCGTTCCATCCACTACCATACGGTTGATCGAAGGTTACATGCCGATCCAGATGCTGCTTGAAGTGACGTGTTATGTGATCGGCTTTGCAGGGTTGAGTTACATGCTCAGTGCCATGGGCATGCCTATGCCGAGATTCTGGCAGGGAATCGGCTTCTGGGTATTCTTCATGCTCTATCTGAAATACCGTGTATATCCACCGATCCCCTTCAGTGTGCGAGCCATGTATGGCACGGTAAGCCTCGTCGCGGTGTTCATGTGGGTCTCTGCAAATGAAGAGGACTGGAGAAAATTTAAACAGCCAATTATGAATGTGCTCGACGCACAAACGGGGATGAATAAACTTCTGCGTTATGCGTATCTTGTAATCCTCCCGATCCTTATTGGTGGATTTTCGTTCAATGCCATGATGCCAAAATCGGAAGAGCCGATCGAATTGAGGACGGTTCACCCGGCACCGCCAGCAAGCACAAAAGTTCATGGTAAAACGTATACATTACAGACTTCGCAAAATCCTTATCGCGTGAATCCAGAGGGAAAGTACGATCAGGAGTTTTCGAACGCCAATATTGTTGAGCAAGGTATGGGGCGTTTGATGAAGCCGAATGCCAATCCGTGGGACGACAAGAATACGGGGTATTTGAAGTACGTGCGAGAGGGAGGCGAGATATTCTTCCAAAATTGTCATTTCTGTCATGGTGACAATCTCAACGGCCGTGGCCTCCACGCCTTTGCATTCAATCCGATTCCCGCCAATTTCACCGACCCAGGGACGATTGCACAACTCCAGGAAACGTTTATCTTCTGGCGTGTTTCTAAGGGCGGAATCGGCTTGCCGAATGAAGGATTTCCATGGGCATCGGTTATGCCCCCATGGGAACAGCATTTGACCGTAGACGAAATCTGGAAGGTGATTTTGTTCGAATATTGGCACACCGGCTACTATCCCCGTACCTGGGATTAA
- a CDS encoding DUF420 domain-containing protein, producing MDWLREPGFFGTHATTGADLSQLMATLFTTLFVIGWFQARKRNADAHHWLMFGGMISMLSFFIAYYLFRQLGVLAFEGKEGFGGPQSIYDHVFVPVLILHINLVIIGLIMAVYLMILGFRAQTFVGGVRQLRTGPLQVSWATIAKLWGGVGALVGTYLYYSYATERLSSGISIFWIIFMMLFGLVLIFEIVAIQRIWPDGARRHRALGRFTMVIYCVLFVTGSFTYTMLYILYPGKIG from the coding sequence ATGGATTGGTTAAGAGAACCGGGGTTCTTCGGAACTCATGCAACAACCGGCGCAGATCTCAGCCAGTTGATGGCCACGTTATTCACCACTCTCTTCGTCATTGGATGGTTCCAAGCGCGCAAGCGAAACGCCGATGCACACCATTGGTTGATGTTTGGGGGAATGATTTCCATGCTCAGTTTCTTCATCGCCTACTATCTTTTCCGACAGCTAGGCGTGTTGGCATTTGAGGGCAAGGAAGGATTCGGAGGACCTCAGTCGATTTATGACCATGTCTTTGTACCAGTTCTCATTCTTCACATTAATCTCGTCATAATCGGCCTCATCATGGCTGTTTATCTCATGATTCTAGGGTTTAGAGCGCAAACTTTTGTCGGCGGCGTTCGTCAACTCAGAACAGGGCCATTACAAGTTTCTTGGGCTACGATTGCCAAGCTATGGGGTGGTGTGGGTGCACTCGTTGGTACGTATCTTTATTATTCGTATGCGACGGAGCGTCTTTCTTCCGGGATATCGATTTTCTGGATTATCTTTATGATGTTGTTTGGACTAGTGCTGATATTTGAAATCGTGGCCATTCAACGAATTTGGCCTGACGGAGCACGGCGTCATCGAGCGCTTGGCCGGTTCACGATGGTCATCTACTGCGTGTTGTTCGTCACGGGGAGTTTCACCTACACCATGCTGTATATCCTGTACCCCGGTAAGATCGGCTAG
- a CDS encoding cytochrome ubiquinol oxidase subunit I, translated as MGLLTGKRVFSIMALCMMVGLLLLPIVVALPSPAIGGDAPAGDAAKKDGDKVEKGRDVYYKTEGIVVGAPAPKTTDGPRDYPRYNFESRVLLWFANQQHLYYGSFVLAVPIFCMIIEFMGVVTKDKALAKRYDQLAYDFIKISLTAYSLTAILGGILIFTFLTLYPAFFSYLSGIFRPVMHIYALMFVAESGTLYIYYYGWDKMKEGFLKWIHLSMSVILNIIGTLLMFLANSWIGFMMSPAGVDEQGRYLGNIWHVIHTALWNPLNLHRILGNMAFGGGVVAAYAAYKFLAAKTDEDRAHYDWMGYIAMALGVAFLIPLPFAGYWLMREVYAYRQQMGITLMGGLLAWLFIIQATMIGILFLSTNYYLWQAMGRMRGAEKYQRYIKYLVFLLACGYMVFITPHTMVMTPAELKAMGGQQHPVLGNYGVMSAKNGGINVIITTTVLSFVWYMRGNKVSTVSWAKFGNIFMGVFFACAYVNIIWLAIYGYYIPANVRVGLSVPQVATTLSCLFFMFALNSVMMRGAKQMGPIEWGKISARSQYALIMLATAFTWMMGLMGYIRSSVRLFWHVNEIMRDNSPWAYTHTVGFAANMISFNVLFFWITILFVFWLGSLTAKKVPVEAKAGIPGSVPQPAASH; from the coding sequence ATGGGCCTTTTAACCGGCAAGCGCGTCTTTTCTATCATGGCGCTCTGCATGATGGTTGGCCTCCTTCTGCTTCCGATCGTCGTAGCGTTGCCTTCACCGGCTATCGGTGGGGATGCTCCTGCCGGCGATGCGGCAAAGAAGGATGGAGATAAAGTCGAGAAGGGCCGGGATGTCTATTACAAGACCGAAGGTATTGTAGTCGGCGCTCCCGCTCCTAAGACGACGGATGGTCCCAGGGACTATCCGCGATACAACTTTGAAAGCCGTGTCCTGCTGTGGTTTGCCAATCAGCAACATCTCTACTATGGCAGCTTCGTCCTAGCGGTACCGATCTTTTGTATGATCATTGAGTTCATGGGCGTGGTCACTAAAGATAAGGCACTTGCGAAGCGTTACGACCAGCTGGCGTATGATTTCATCAAGATCAGTCTCACGGCCTACTCGCTTACGGCTATTCTAGGCGGCATTCTGATCTTTACGTTTCTGACCTTGTACCCTGCCTTCTTCTCCTACTTGTCCGGCATATTCCGTCCCGTCATGCACATCTATGCGCTGATGTTCGTGGCGGAGAGCGGTACTCTCTACATCTACTATTACGGTTGGGACAAGATGAAGGAAGGGTTCCTCAAGTGGATTCATTTGAGCATGTCGGTGATCCTGAACATTATTGGTACCCTGCTCATGTTCTTGGCCAATTCCTGGATCGGCTTCATGATGTCGCCGGCCGGAGTCGATGAGCAGGGCCGATATCTCGGAAATATCTGGCACGTGATCCACACTGCTCTGTGGAATCCGCTTAATCTCCATCGCATTCTGGGCAACATGGCGTTTGGTGGAGGAGTTGTCGCTGCCTACGCCGCATATAAGTTCCTGGCGGCAAAGACCGATGAGGACCGCGCGCACTACGATTGGATGGGCTACATTGCCATGGCACTGGGTGTCGCCTTCTTGATCCCGTTACCTTTTGCTGGCTATTGGCTTATGCGTGAAGTGTATGCCTATCGCCAACAGATGGGGATCACCCTGATGGGCGGTTTGCTTGCCTGGCTGTTCATTATTCAGGCCACGATGATCGGCATTCTCTTTCTGAGCACTAACTACTACCTGTGGCAGGCAATGGGCCGCATGCGCGGTGCTGAAAAATACCAACGGTACATCAAGTACCTGGTGTTCCTACTCGCCTGTGGGTATATGGTGTTTATTACTCCCCACACGATGGTTATGACCCCGGCTGAATTGAAGGCCATGGGAGGCCAACAACATCCCGTACTGGGGAACTACGGAGTCATGTCCGCGAAGAACGGCGGGATCAACGTTATTATTACGACGACCGTGCTGAGCTTCGTTTGGTACATGAGAGGAAATAAGGTCTCCACGGTATCGTGGGCGAAGTTCGGTAATATTTTCATGGGAGTATTTTTTGCCTGCGCCTACGTCAACATCATTTGGCTTGCTATTTACGGGTATTACATTCCGGCAAACGTACGAGTCGGTTTATCTGTCCCCCAAGTGGCAACAACATTGTCTTGTCTCTTCTTCATGTTCGCGCTCAACAGCGTGATGATGAGGGGCGCCAAGCAAATGGGGCCGATAGAGTGGGGTAAGATTTCCGCTCGCTCTCAGTATGCCCTTATTATGCTGGCGACGGCATTTACCTGGATGATGGGTTTAATGGGCTATATTCGCTCCTCGGTCCGTCTGTTTTGGCATGTCAATGAGATCATGCGTGACAATTCCCCTTGGGCCTATACGCATACCGTCGGATTTGCCGCTAACATGATTTCATTTAATGTGTTGTTTTTCTGGATCACTATTCTCTTTGTCTTTTGGCTCGGCAGCTTGACTGCGAAGAAAGTTCCGGTGGAGGCAAAGGCGGGTATCCCGGGCAGTGTCCCGCAGCCGGCCGCTAGTCACTGA
- a CDS encoding PCP reductase family protein yields MLTCGCGRWMHTEGIEERMSGEMPQWFVRSECRGCGLKVGVDVPEGQTQGLVDRLIWTDEALHRLDRMQPYVAALVREEVNRGVRARGLQVVTDETVLHPSVGERVEWEPDAERRLERVPAPVRAMARIELERTAADRGLSRVTASLMEEIKAKYFGMGTQKG; encoded by the coding sequence ATGTTGACCTGCGGGTGTGGTCGCTGGATGCATACCGAGGGGATCGAAGAACGTATGAGCGGCGAGATGCCCCAGTGGTTTGTCCGATCGGAATGTCGCGGTTGCGGCCTGAAAGTCGGTGTCGATGTACCGGAGGGCCAGACACAGGGACTCGTTGACCGCTTGATATGGACCGATGAGGCCTTGCATCGGTTGGATCGTATGCAGCCCTATGTGGCCGCACTCGTTCGGGAAGAGGTGAACCGGGGTGTTCGTGCTCGAGGGCTCCAAGTGGTCACCGACGAGACGGTCCTGCATCCTTCCGTAGGGGAGCGGGTGGAATGGGAACCTGACGCAGAGCGGCGATTGGAACGGGTGCCGGCACCGGTTCGCGCAATGGCTCGAATCGAGCTCGAGCGCACGGCGGCGGATCGCGGGCTATCTCGTGTCACGGCCTCTCTGATGGAAGAGATCAAAGCGAAGTATTTTGGGATGGGGACTCAAAAAGGTTAG
- a CDS encoding cytochrome ubiquinol oxidase subunit I, producing the protein MEREFRGTRSVISLVLYVAFVLVALGYSWHGSDVSFAESSTDIYFGTDGAPEGPAAPAPDETTYPRIGSLDSRLVVWFVTQQHTYFGGFVLALPLFCALIEFLGLTTRKPALALRYDGLARDLAKVAVLAMSATALIGSLMLTMFIMLYPSFMKYMGGTFKDFMPLYAAVFVGEALLLIIYYYSWNRMAERGMKWIHAAIGILTNIVGTALLMMANAWSAFMMSPAGVDAQGRFLGNVWHLLHSALWNPLNVHRFLADIMSGGAVVLAYACYRFFTSKTDEERAYFDWVGYVFLFVTVCALIPMPIAGYWLMKSVFVFRQTMGVTMMGGLLTWLFVVQALLIGVLFLGINYYLWQSMARIKGGERYQPYYQVLLAILMLALFIWLTPHTLLMSASEVKAMGGAQHPVIGNYGVMSAKNGAINILILVTALSFLYYRRANRTMTISWIKTGNTILTVLYVVGALNIVWLSIYGFYLPAKVRVGLSAPQAFTTLTVIVVGVVINRLMLRRAVVHGPIQWGKIPLRGMVGLFGLAASFSWVMGLMGYIRSSGRLSWHVSELMADVSPWAFTPDLQFAAKMVTLNMVVFWAAVLALFWMCQRGQQPVMGEEFRKEQAPLLSPVPSQET; encoded by the coding sequence ATGGAGCGAGAATTTCGAGGAACACGTTCCGTGATCAGTCTTGTACTGTACGTCGCGTTTGTCTTAGTTGCGCTTGGATACTCGTGGCACGGATCCGATGTGTCTTTTGCAGAATCATCGACGGACATCTACTTTGGAACCGACGGAGCTCCCGAAGGACCGGCGGCTCCCGCTCCTGATGAGACGACGTATCCGCGAATCGGCTCATTGGACAGTCGTCTGGTGGTGTGGTTCGTGACGCAGCAGCATACCTACTTCGGCGGGTTTGTGCTCGCCCTTCCCTTGTTCTGTGCACTGATCGAGTTCCTCGGATTGACGACAAGAAAACCGGCTTTGGCGCTTCGCTACGATGGCCTCGCGAGGGACCTGGCGAAGGTGGCGGTCTTGGCCATGTCGGCGACGGCGCTCATCGGCAGTCTGATGCTGACAATGTTCATTATGCTCTATCCCAGTTTTATGAAGTATATGGGCGGCACGTTCAAGGATTTCATGCCGCTCTACGCCGCCGTCTTTGTGGGGGAAGCGCTGCTGCTGATCATCTATTACTATAGTTGGAACCGGATGGCTGAGCGGGGCATGAAGTGGATCCATGCGGCGATCGGCATTCTGACGAACATCGTGGGAACTGCGTTGCTGATGATGGCGAATGCTTGGTCTGCCTTCATGATGTCCCCGGCCGGCGTCGATGCCCAGGGACGATTCTTGGGAAATGTCTGGCATCTGTTGCACTCGGCTCTCTGGAATCCGCTGAACGTCCATCGTTTCCTCGCTGACATCATGTCCGGGGGAGCGGTCGTGCTGGCCTATGCCTGTTATCGATTCTTTACCAGCAAGACCGATGAGGAGCGGGCGTATTTCGACTGGGTCGGATATGTCTTTCTATTTGTCACGGTCTGTGCGCTCATTCCTATGCCGATCGCCGGTTACTGGCTGATGAAATCGGTGTTCGTGTTTCGCCAGACCATGGGCGTGACGATGATGGGAGGATTGCTCACATGGCTGTTTGTCGTCCAGGCCCTGTTAATCGGCGTCCTGTTCTTGGGAATTAACTACTATCTCTGGCAAAGTATGGCGCGGATCAAAGGGGGGGAACGCTATCAGCCGTATTACCAAGTCTTGTTGGCTATTCTGATGCTGGCGCTCTTTATTTGGCTGACGCCGCATACCTTGCTGATGTCTGCGAGTGAAGTGAAAGCGATGGGAGGCGCTCAGCATCCCGTGATCGGCAACTACGGAGTCATGTCGGCCAAGAACGGCGCCATCAATATTCTGATTCTCGTTACCGCGCTCAGCTTTTTGTACTACCGCCGAGCGAATCGAACAATGACCATCTCGTGGATCAAAACCGGTAACACGATTCTCACGGTCCTGTATGTGGTGGGTGCTTTGAATATTGTGTGGTTATCAATCTATGGGTTCTATTTGCCGGCGAAAGTTCGTGTCGGTCTCTCCGCCCCGCAAGCCTTCACGACATTAACGGTCATTGTGGTCGGGGTGGTGATCAACCGTCTCATGCTCAGACGGGCTGTGGTGCATGGCCCGATTCAATGGGGAAAAATTCCGCTGCGTGGCATGGTCGGCTTGTTTGGGCTGGCGGCGTCCTTCAGTTGGGTGATGGGCCTGATGGGCTACATCCGTTCTTCGGGCCGCTTGTCTTGGCACGTCAGTGAACTGATGGCCGATGTCTCGCCGTGGGCTTTTACGCCGGATCTCCAGTTCGCCGCAAAAATGGTGACATTGAACATGGTGGTATTTTGGGCGGCAGTCCTCGCGCTGTTCTGGATGTGCCAGCGCGGGCAGCAGCCGGTGATGGGTGAAGAATTCCGAAAGGAACAGGCTCCCTTACTCTCGCCGGTTCCGTCGCAAGAAACATAA
- a CDS encoding DUF3047 domain-containing protein translates to MEYRASMRAAAVLGILAGILVWQVPVGAQGQALVLEDFQAKEADGFPSQWDHENQRSQSKGREAYKVRSENGANFLSAKDAGQRIKKKKIDWDPKAYPILTWRWRLNKAATGNEPLAAVYASLDTDLLFIPVFTKYVWSGSKPDGTLTEGGMFSGSEIVVQAGTKEIGQWFEERVNVYEDFKRIHQHEPAAKAWGISIIAAPGVEIDFGPLIATPAK, encoded by the coding sequence ATGGAGTACCGTGCGTCGATGCGTGCAGCGGCAGTTCTCGGCATCCTAGCGGGCATACTTGTGTGGCAGGTTCCCGTCGGGGCTCAGGGGCAGGCGCTGGTGCTTGAAGATTTTCAAGCGAAGGAAGCAGATGGATTCCCTTCGCAGTGGGATCACGAAAATCAGCGAAGTCAATCGAAAGGTCGTGAAGCCTATAAAGTACGATCCGAGAACGGCGCCAATTTCTTATCGGCCAAGGATGCAGGTCAGCGCATTAAGAAAAAGAAAATCGATTGGGATCCTAAGGCCTATCCCATTCTGACCTGGCGCTGGCGTCTGAATAAGGCGGCCACTGGGAACGAGCCGCTTGCTGCGGTCTATGCGTCGTTGGATACTGATCTCCTCTTTATTCCGGTGTTCACGAAATATGTGTGGAGCGGGTCGAAACCGGATGGCACGCTGACGGAAGGCGGCATGTTTAGCGGCTCCGAGATTGTTGTGCAGGCTGGGACGAAGGAGATCGGGCAGTGGTTTGAAGAGCGGGTGAATGTGTACGAAGACTTCAAGCGGATCCATCAGCATGAGCCCGCGGCGAAGGCATGGGGCATTTCCATCATCGCGGCACCTGGTGTCGAAATCGATTTTGGCCCATTAATTGCGACTCCGGCCAAGTAG